In the Candidatus Methanosphaera massiliense genome, ACTATGTCTTTTTTATGTACTCCTACACTTGCCAGTCCTCTTGCTGTACATTCTGCCCATATGTCTAGGTCTTTTTGTGTGTATGCTGCTACTGTTGGAATTCCTGTTGTTCCACTTGTTGAGTGTACTTCTACCCAGTCTTCTTTTGGTGCTGCCTGTAGGTCGAAGGGATATGTATTTCTTAGGTCATCTTTTGTTATGAATGGTAGTAGCTGTATGTCCTCTAATGTTTTTATGTCATCTGGTGATACATTGTTTTTGTCGTATAGATTTCTATAAAATGGTACGTTATCGTATGCATAGCGTACTACTTTTTTTAATCGTCTTAGTTGTAATTCTCTGAATTCTTCTCGACTCATGCATTCTCTTTCTTTGTTAAATATGTATACATCTTCTTCTTTGAACTTTGTCATGTAATTCCTCTTTTTAGTTTAATCATCTCTTTATTGTATAGTAAATATCTTTATGTTAACATTTTTATTTTTGATGTCTTCATCTGTTAATTCTAGGAGGCATGCATGTCCATTTGCTGCGTCTCCTGGATTTACTACTACAGTGTCTCCAATTTTGTCTTGACCTATTGATTCGTGAACGTGTCCACATACATTTAGTGTTGGCTGTGTTTCTTCAATTATTTTTCTTATACCTTCACTTCCTACATGTGCACCAGATTCTATTTTGTCTGCATTTGTGTTTAGTGGTGGTGCGTGTGTTACTAAAATAGTATAAGAATCTGAACCCAATACATCTTTGTATTTACTTAATTCATTGTATAATATTTCATCACTAAATTCATTTGGTGTATCGAATGGTGTAGGATTTGATCCACCAAAACCAACTACTTGTATATCTCCAATATTTGAAGTATTATCATGTATATTGATTATGTTAGATTTATCTAGTAGTTCATTTGCATTTTTCGGATCACAATTTCCTTGTAGTGCATGAACTTGAGCATATTCACTAAATTTATTAAGTGTTTCTATAAAATAGTCTTCAGGACCAAATTCTGTTACATCACCCGTTATAATAATTTGGTCTACTGGATTTTCATCTAAATAACTAAATATTTTATCAGGAGCACTATGAATATCTGTAATTATTAATATTTTCATCGTAAAAAATTCTCCTTAATTTAATTAACTATATGTAGATATCTCATTTGATATTAATATTATTTAGTATAAAAAAAAGTATAAGTATAGAAAAAATAGAATTGTGTAATTATATATTTTACACATTTTATAAAACAGTTATTAATCAGATATATCAATATCTGAGACTATCTGAACTTCATAATCAGGATAAAGTTCATTAACCTCTTTTTGTAGAATATCCAGTCCTTCATCCCAGTCAATATCAAAACTCATCACTACATCGAAGCGCATCTGTTTTTTATCGACTTCTACAAAGAATCCATGAAGTTGTAATACCCATTCATGATTCATCACAGTTTCCATTACTGTATTATGTATTTTTCCTGCTTCATCATTTTTAGTGTTATATGAGTAAACACCTACTCCTATAAGAGTTATTCCCATTTCTTGGTAGACTTTTTCCTGTAATTTACGGGTTAATTCATCAACTTCTTCTACTGTCATTACATCAGGTAATTCTAGATGTACTGATGCATAATTTTTATCCGGACCATAATTTGTTATGAATATATCATAAGCTCCCCTTACTTGTGGTTCTTCTATTAGAAGTTCTTTTAGATGAGCAGTAGTTTTTGGGTCAGCACGTTTTCCTAGTATATCATTTAATGTTTCTATCATCATATCAATACCTGCCTTGATAATTACTGCTGAGATTATAACACCTACGTATGCTTCTAATGAGATGCCTGTGAATATGTATAGAAGTGCTGATAATAGTACTGATAAAGATAAAACTGCATCGAAAGTTGCATCTGCTCCTGATGCTATTAATGCTCCAGAATTAGCAATCTCACCCCTCTTTTTCACATATGACCCAAGCACTAGTTTTACAATAATTGCCACTGCAAGGATTAATAATGTAATACTTGTGTATTCGGGTGTTGCAGGATTGATAATCTTCTTAACTGATTCAATAATTGAAGTAATACCTGCATAAAGTACAATTCCTGCTACAATCATAGCACTTAGATATTCTATTCTTCCATAACCTAGTGGATGATTCTTATCTGGAGCTTTAGATCCTAACTTATTTCCAATAATAGTAATTACAGATGATAAAGCATCAGATAAATTATTTACAGCATCAAGGGTTACTGCAATAGAATTAGACATTATACCTGCAAATGCTTTGAATACTGCTAATAATATATTTGCCAGAATACCTATCACACTAGTTTGAATAATTATCTTATCTCTATCAACTTTTTGATTTATATCATCATTTGTCATAATATTCTCCCCGTGTTACAATTATAAACAAAAAATAATCATGATTAAATTCTCTATTAGGGTATACATACTACTTGTATATGAATATATGTATATTTATCAATATATTAGAAAATAAAAAAAAAAGAAGAAGCCTAAGCTTCTTGTAACTGTTCAGAAAAGAATGGACTCATTTCTTTTAGAGCACTTTTAATATTAGGTTTTTCACCAAATACAAATACAGAAGTATCATTATCATCAAATTCTATGATAACATTCTCATACTCACAGATTTCAATAAACCTTTCTTCCTGGATAGGTTCCCTGAAATTAAATCTGATAAAATCAAAGTTTGCAGGCATACCTGGTATAAACTTTGACTGAATATTCACTGACTTGAATACTTCTTTACCCTGTGATGCTTCTAATAATTTTTGTTCCCACTCTTTTACGTATTCTTCTCCTTCATTACTAGCTAAAGCTAATAGATTTCTTTCAACTGTATTTAATAATGAATCAATACGTCCTATCTCCTTAGCTCTATCTGGTTCTGTTGGGTCTTCTAGGTAAAAGTTTGTTAATGCCCTAGCATATTGTAAATCTCTAATCATTTCTTTTGGAATATCCTCATACTTCTTTTTAAGTTCTTTAAGAAGATGATCAAGAACACCCCATCTTAAATATAATGGATCTTTCATATCATTAACCATTCATATGCCCCTGTAATATGTTACGTATTGTGTAATTATATATTTGACCATCTAATTTTTCTTCTAATTCCTGATCTATTTGTTCTAATGAATCATATTCATCTAGGAATAATACATGATAACTAGTAGTATCTTTAACTTTCATGATAGCTATAGGAGTTTTTTCCTGTACTTCTTTCTTATCTATTGTTGCTTTATATTCTACGAATTTCTCATAATCTTCAGGTAAATCTTTTGTTGTGAATACTCCTACAAGCTCTACAATAAAATTCTGCATGGTATTCCATCTCCTTATAATGTAAATTTTATTATCTTTAATATTTTTATTTTATTTTTTTATGTTTTTTCATTTCTATTATATAATTATGTTATTCCCTTTAATCTAATAAATATATTGATAATTATAGGAAATAAGAATGGAATTTATTTGTGTGTAAATTAAGATAATTAAAAATTTTATTAAAAAAAAAGATGGGGGTGAGAAAATTTAACTTTAA is a window encoding:
- a CDS encoding metallophosphoesterase family protein — translated: MKILIITDIHSAPDKIFSYLDENPVDQIIITGDVTEFGPEDYFIETLNKFSEYAQVHALQGNCDPKNANELLDKSNIINIHDNTSNIGDIQVVGFGGSNPTPFDTPNEFSDEILYNELSKYKDVLGSDSYTILVTHAPPLNTNADKIESGAHVGSEGIRKIIEETQPTLNVCGHVHESIGQDKIGDTVVVNPGDAANGHACLLELTDEDIKNKNVNIKIFTIQ
- a CDS encoding cation diffusion facilitator family transporter, whose protein sequence is MTNDDINQKVDRDKIIIQTSVIGILANILLAVFKAFAGIMSNSIAVTLDAVNNLSDALSSVITIIGNKLGSKAPDKNHPLGYGRIEYLSAMIVAGIVLYAGITSIIESVKKIINPATPEYTSITLLILAVAIIVKLVLGSYVKKRGEIANSGALIASGADATFDAVLSLSVLLSALLYIFTGISLEAYVGVIISAVIIKAGIDMMIETLNDILGKRADPKTTAHLKELLIEEPQVRGAYDIFITNYGPDKNYASVHLELPDVMTVEEVDELTRKLQEKVYQEMGITLIGVGVYSYNTKNDEAGKIHNTVMETVMNHEWVLQLHGFFVEVDKKQMRFDVVMSFDIDWDEGLDILQKEVNELYPDYEVQIVSDIDISD
- a CDS encoding DUF2096 domain-containing protein; this encodes MVNDMKDPLYLRWGVLDHLLKELKKKYEDIPKEMIRDLQYARALTNFYLEDPTEPDRAKEIGRIDSLLNTVERNLLALASNEGEEYVKEWEQKLLEASQGKEVFKSVNIQSKFIPGMPANFDFIRFNFREPIQEERFIEICEYENVIIEFDDNDTSVFVFGEKPNIKSALKEMSPFFSEQLQEA
- a CDS encoding DUF749 family protein encodes the protein MQNFIVELVGVFTTKDLPEDYEKFVEYKATIDKKEVQEKTPIAIMKVKDTTSYHVLFLDEYDSLEQIDQELEEKLDGQIYNYTIRNILQGHMNG